One Cucumis sativus cultivar 9930 chromosome 1, Cucumber_9930_V3, whole genome shotgun sequence DNA segment encodes these proteins:
- the LOC101215175 gene encoding protein DETOXIFICATION 51 — MYQPDSHSGFLHLSSSSSSSSSSSSSTPPHINLFLELLSFFEDPVRHKNSPLLLRSSVIEIFNEAKSLFSLAFPIVLTALILYSRSILSMLFLGHLGDLELAAGSLAIAFANITGYSVLSGLALGMEPLCSQAFGAHRPKLLCLTLHRSVIFLLVSSLPISILWLNISKILLFLHQDPTITKLAHTYLIFSLPDLLCNSFIHPIRIYLRAQGITHPLTLASLAGTIFHLPINLLLVSHFRFGIAGVAAASAATNFVVLLFLILYIVASGIFVPTWSPPTRECLTGWTPLLKLAAPSCVSVCLEWWWYEIMIILCGLLANPKATVASMGVLIQTTSLIYIFPSSLGFAVSTRVGNELGANRPGKAKLSAVVAVFLAGIMGVSATTFAVSMRNIWARIFTNDLEILRLTSTALPILGLCEIGNCPQTVGCGVLRGSARPSTAARINLSAFYLVGMPVAVGLGLLLGVGFSGLWLGLLSAQVSCAGLMLYVIGSTDWDLQAERSKELTSDVVFGNVDDDDVGETIPLNSVVVVVVTENTKP; from the coding sequence ATGTATCAACCCGATTCTCATTCTGGCTTCCTtcatctctcttcttcttcctcctcctcctcctcctcctcctcctccactCCTCCTCATATTAACCTCTTTCTAGAACTCTTGTCATTTTTTGAAGACCCAGTCCGTCATAAAAACTCCCCACTTCTCCTTCGTTCATCCGTCATTGAAATCTTCAACGAAGCTAAATCTCTGTTTTCACTTGCTTTCCCCATTGTTCTTACGGCTCTCATTCTCTACTCTCGTTCCATTCTTTCCATGCTTTTCTTAGGTCATTTGGGTGATTTGGAACTAGCGGCTGGCTCTTTAGCCATCGCTTTTGCTAACATCACGGGTTACTCTGTTTTATCAGGTCTTGCTTTGGGGATGGAGCCACTCTGTTCTCAAGCCTTTGGTGCCCACCGTCCTAAACTCCTCTGTTTAACTCTTCACCGTTCTGTCATTTTCcttcttgtttcttcattACCCATTTCAATTCTTTGGCTTAACATCTCCAAAATCCTTCTCTTCCTTCACCAAGATCCCACCATCACTAAATTAGCTCATACTTACTTAATCTTCTCCCTCCCTGATTTGCTCTGTAACTCCTTCATTCACCCCATAAGGATTTACCTTCGAGCTCAAGGAATTACTCATCCTCTAACCTTGGCTTCTCTCGCCGGTACTATTTTCCATTTACCAATTAATCTCCTCCTCGTTTCCCACTTCCGATTTGGCATCGCCGGCGTTGCTGCTGCCTCCGCCGCCACGAATTTTGTTGTTCTGCTTTTCTTGATCCTTTACATCGTGGCCTCTGGCATCTTCGTCCCCACATGGAGCCCACCCACACGCGAGTGCCTGACTGGATGGACCCCACTTCTGAAACTCGCCGCTCCGAGCTGCGTTTCGGTTTGTTTGGAGTGGTGGTGGTATGAGATCATGATCATTCTCTGTGGACTTTTAGCGAACCCCAAAGCCACCGTTGCTTCAATGGGTGTGTTGATTCAAACCACCTCCTTGATTTACATCTTCCCTTCTTCTCTCGGCTTCGCCGTTTCCACTCGAGTCGGTAACGAACTCGGAGCCAATCGTCCCGGAAAAGCAAAACTATCCGCCGTGGTGGCCGTTTTTCTCGCCGGAATCATGGGGGTATCCGCCACTACTTTCGCCGTCTCAATGCGAAACATCTGGGCACGGATTTTCACGAACGATCTCGAAATCTTACGTCTTACATCCACAGCGTTACCAATTTTGGGTCTCTGCGAGATCGGAAACTGTCCCCAGACGGTTGGTTGCGGCGTTTTGAGAGGCAGTGCTCGTCCGTCAACGGCGGCGCGTATAAATTTAAGTGCGTTTTATTTAGTGGGGATGCCGGTGGCGGTTGGGCTTGGGCTTCTTTTAGGAGTCGGGTTTTCGGGTTTATGGTTGGGCCTATTGTCGGCTCAAGTGAGTTGTGCCGGCCTTATGTTGTATGTAATTGGAAGTACCGATTGGGATTTACAAGCAGAGAGGTCGAAGGAGTTGACATCCGACGTCGTTTTCGGTAACGTAGACGACGACGACGTCGGGGAAACCATTCCTCTCAATTCTGTAGTCGTTGTCGTCGTCACGGAAaacactaaaccctaa